The following nucleotide sequence is from Gemmatimonadota bacterium.
CGCCGCGTGATCCCAAGGTCCAGGTGATGTGGGATCGCTTCTATGATCACGCCGCCATCGGCGAAATCGGCCGGCGGTTACAGGCCGCTCACCCGAACACCTGCCGCCTCTCGTCCATCGGCAAGAGTCACGACGGCCGCGACATCTGGGTCATCACGGTGAGCGACTTCACCAAGGGCGATCCCGACAAGAAGCCGGCGATGTACATCGACGGCAACATTCACTCGAACGAAATCCAGGGCACCGAGTTCGCCCTGTACACGGCGTGGTACCTCTGCGAGATGCAGGGGCAGAACGCCTGGATCGATTCACTGCTGGCCACGCGCACGATGTACCTGGTGCCGACCATCAACCCCGACGGCCGCGAGGATTACCTCAAGCAGCCGAACAATGCCTCGTCGCCGCGCACCGGCAAGGTGCCGCGCGACAACGATGGCGACGGGCTCATTGATGAGGACAGCTACGACGACCTCGACAAGGACGGCAACATCACCCAGATGCGCCGTCGTAACCCCAACGGCCGCTTCATCGAGAGCCCGGAAGATCCGCGGATCATGATTCCCGCGCTCCCGGGCCAGAAGGGCCAGTGGGACCTGCTCGGCAGCGAAGGGATCGACAACGACGGCGATGGTCTGGTGAACGAGGATGGCATCGGCGGCTACGATCCGAATCGCAACTGGCCCTGGCGCTGGCAGCCGAGCTACGTACAGGGCGGCTCGGACTTCTACCCGACGTCATTGCCGGAAACGCGTGCCGTCATCGACTTCGTGAGCAAGCATCCGAACATTGCGGGTGCCCAGAGCTATCACAACAACGGCGGGATGATCCTTCGCGGCCCTGGCTCTCCGCAGGACGAATACCGGCCGCAGGACGTCCAGGTCTTCGACCAGCTGGGTCGCGTCGGTGAGCGGATCCTGCCGGGCTACAAGTACATCGTGGTCTGGAAGGATCTCTATATCGTCTGGGGCGGGGAACTCGACTGGTTCTATGGCAATCGCGGCATCGTGACTTTCTCGAACGAACTGTGGACCGACTTCAAGTACTTCGAGAAGAACAACGACAACACATCGCGTTACGCGCGGCCGGACTATGAGTTCGATCGACTGCTCCTCTTTGGCGATGCCTTTGTACCGTGGAAGCCGTTCAAGCATCCGCAGTACGGTGACATCGAGGTTGGCGGCTTCAAGAAGACCTTCGGTCGTGCCGAACCCGGCTTCCTGGTCCAGGCGGAAGGGCACCGGAACATGGCGTTCACGCTCTTCCAGATGTGGCAGTTGCCGAGCGTGGGGGTGGACTCGATCGGCGTACGACCGCTGGGCAATGGCCTCACCGAGGTCACCGCGATCGTCTCGAACAATCGCATCGTGCCGACGCACACCCAGCAGGATGTCGAGAACAAGATCACTCGTCCCGACTTTGTCACCCTCACGGGCGGCACGGTCATCACCGGCTACCGCGTCACCAACACGCTCAACGGGCAGTCGACGGAGCAGGCACGCAATCCAGCGCAGCTCGAGATCAGCAACATCCCGGGCAACTCGAACCTGATGGTGAAGTGGGTGGTTCGAGGCAACGGACCATTCACCGTCACTGTGGACTCGGAAAAGGGCGGCACGGCCACACTCCGCAAGTAATAGGGCGGTGATGGGCAAAGCGAACGGGCGCCGGCAACACGCCGACGCCCGTTCTCTGGTCTCTAATCTCCAGTCTCTAGCGACTACTTCAGGCGCGGCTCCGTCTTCCGCGGTGCCTTGACGCAGACCGGCCATGCGCCGCCACCTGCACCACGACCACCGCCGGCGCCGTTGGCGGCAGGCGCCTGCGGGGTGACCCGGTCGAGCGAGATTCGCGTCGGATCTTCCGAGGCCATGTACGCGAGCATTGCCGTGATGGTGGCGTTCCCCTTGAGTTCGTCGAAGACGACCTTGTCAAAGGTGTCGCGTTCGGTGTGCCAGGTCACGTTGCCGTAGTCCCAGCCTGCCGCGCTGAGGCCGAACGCCGGGAGGCCGTTGCAGGCAAAGGAGAAGTCATCGCTGCCGCCGCCAGCCGGCCGGCCGGCGCCGCCGAAGTTGATCTGCGTCTTGAATTCGGTCGGCAGCTTCCCGAGCCAGGCGTTGATGTGATCGGGCGAGTTCACCAGACCCCCGCCACCCATCCGGACAATGCGGCCAGTGCCGTTGTCCTGGTTGAAGAGCGCCATCAATCCCTTGAGGATATCGGGATGGTCTTCAGTGAAGGCCTTGGAACCAACCTCGCCCTCTTCCTCACCGCTCCAGTGTCCCACCAGGATGGTGCGCTTCGGCTTGGGGTAGGCGGTCTTGAGGATGCGCATCGCTTCCATCATCGTCAGCGTGCCGGTGCCGTTGTCGGTGGCACCGCTCGAGCCGTCCCACGAATCGAAGTGGGCCGAGAGCATCACATACTCGTCCGGCTTCTCGGTACCGCGGATCATCGCGACGGTGTTGAACACCGGCTGCTCGCCGAGCAGCTGGCCGTCGAGGTTGAGCCGGAGCTTCGGCTGTTCGCCCTTCTCGGCGAGTCGGAACACCAGGCCGTAATCTTCGCAGCTCAAGGCGATCGTCGGCACCTTCGTGGTGTAGGTCTCGAAGATTTCCATCGTGCCCCAGCCGGTATTGCTGGCGCCGCCGAGTCCACCCCCACCACCGCCACGCGCTCCAGGACCGGGCGCCGGCGTGGTGCCAGCCGGAGCCGGCGGCGGAGCCAGCCGCCACGGCAGCTTCGGTCGCGACGAGATCACGCCGGCGACGCCGCCCTGCTCGAGTCGCACCGCGAGTTCACCACCGCCGAGCGCGAGCGAGTAGCCAGTGCCGCGCACGTCGCGACCGCTCCACTCACGCTGCGTCTTCACCATCAGCGAATCCATCCGCGACTTCACTTCCGGGGTGGCGTTCGCCTGCCAGTCGTCCTGCGGACGGCAAGTGGGGAGCCCGGCCGAAACCAGCACCAACTTTCCCTTGGCCTGCGGCAGCCACTTCACGAATTCGGTGCTGTCCTTGAACCGCGGCAGGATCACCGCAACGGCATCGACGTCCTTCTTGCCAGTGCCCGGCGAGTAGCCGAGCATCTGGCCCTCGAGAGTCCGGGTGCGCGGCGAAATGAGATCGATGTGGGAGTAGCCACGACGCCAGCCGCGCCAGGTGCCGTACTGTTCGTTCTTCGCTTCGATTCCCCAGCCGGTGTAAGTCTTCACCAGCCAGTCCTGTGCGGCCTTGAGGTTGGGAGCGCCCATCAGGCGGGGCCCGAGGGAGTCGAAGAGGGTGTGAGCGAGGTCCCAGGTCTTGCTGTTCTCCATTCCCATCGACCAGATCTGCTTGATGACCGGATCGTCGGTGGGGAAGGTCTGGGCGGAGAGGGGCCCAGCGGCGAGCAGGAGCGCGCCGATGGCGAGGCGATGGTACGCACGAGGCATACGAAAGTCCGGCTGATGTGAAACTGACGGGGGGGACAACCTGCTGGTACGTCCACCGGCCCCGGGATGTTGACGGTGAGGGGGCCTAGGCGAGAAATGGCCTGAGCGCGGCCTCGATCCGGTCGGCACAGGCACCGATGGTGAGCTGGGGGAGGGGCTCATCCGCAACGGTGGTGGCGGGGGAAGCAAGCGCCTCGCGGCAGGCGTGGGCGAGCGCCTCGGCATCGTCAGGATCGAAGAGCCGAACCTTCGGGCCGACAAACTCCCGGTGCACCGCAATGTCCGATGCCACCACCGGCCGCCGCATCGCCAGCCCTTCCATGGGCGTGAGTCCGAAGCCCTCGAATCGCGACGGGCAGACCACGACCGAGGCCTCTCGGTACGCCGCCACGATCTCCTCATCACTCGCCCAGCCGTCGTCGAGTCGCAGGGCAACACCAAGCCTCGCCGCCTCCTGGCGCAACGAGTCGGCCTCGACCCCGCGGCCGATGATCCGGACTGCGACCGGCTCGGGAATCCTCGCGGCGGCCCGGAGCAGCACGCTGTGATTCTTCATCTGCGTGAGCCGTGAAATAGAGAGCAGAACCGCCGTGCCGCCTGGTGCTGCGGCGGTGGCATCGCCGTTGAAGCGCCCACTATCGTAGCAGAACGGCAATTGCGTCGCCTCGACTCCGAGGCGTGCGCGAACGTCAGCGACCGTCGTAGTCGATGGTGCCAGCACGAGCGTGGCCTGTTGCGCCACGTAGCCGATGCGACTGTAGTTGCCTGCACGCTCGGGATAGCGATTGAAGAGCCGCGGGATCTTCCAGAGTCGGCCACCGGTCGCGAAGATGTGATCTGGTCTTCCCGTGCCGAGTCGCCACGGGGGCAGGTCCCAGATGTAGAGGATCAGCGGGCAGCGATGGCGTGTGGCGTAGGCGAACGCCGCCACGGCGCACTGACCGTCGGCAGCCAAGGCAACGCGCGCCGGTCGGTCGCCGTCCTCGCTGATCTGCAGGCCGTGCGTGCGCAGTGTGGGCACTGGCAAGGTGCAGAAGCGATTGGGTGCGAACCAGCGAACGTCATCCACCACTCACTGCCCGGCGGCGGTGATCCTGGCATTGACCGGCGCGCTGTCGAAGCGACGAATGAAATCGGCGACCGTCCGCAGCGCGCCAACGTAGAACGCTGGCATCAGCTTATCGGCGTGATCGCTCGGCCGATGGTAGTCGGGGTGATCTTCTTCGCCGAAATAGACGAAGGGAATTCCCTTGGCGTGAAAGGCACCTTGGTCGGATTGCCCGGTCCAGTCGTTACCGGGGCCGGCCGATGCGCGATCGTGCCCGATCGTCAGGTGAATCGGTGCACAATCGACCGTGGCCTCGAGCAGCGGCGTCAGCAGCGGATACTTCCCCGGGCCAGCCGCATAGAGTTCGTTGTTCACGTTGCGGCCGACCATATCCAGATTCACATTGAGGAGGATCTGGTCGAGCG
It contains:
- a CDS encoding M14 family metallopeptidase gives rise to the protein MRIRLLALAALAVTARIAPVSAQQAPAALGNLAAAGSPRDPKVQVMWDRFYDHAAIGEIGRRLQAAHPNTCRLSSIGKSHDGRDIWVITVSDFTKGDPDKKPAMYIDGNIHSNEIQGTEFALYTAWYLCEMQGQNAWIDSLLATRTMYLVPTINPDGREDYLKQPNNASSPRTGKVPRDNDGDGLIDEDSYDDLDKDGNITQMRRRNPNGRFIESPEDPRIMIPALPGQKGQWDLLGSEGIDNDGDGLVNEDGIGGYDPNRNWPWRWQPSYVQGGSDFYPTSLPETRAVIDFVSKHPNIAGAQSYHNNGGMILRGPGSPQDEYRPQDVQVFDQLGRVGERILPGYKYIVVWKDLYIVWGGELDWFYGNRGIVTFSNELWTDFKYFEKNNDNTSRYARPDYEFDRLLLFGDAFVPWKPFKHPQYGDIEVGGFKKTFGRAEPGFLVQAEGHRNMAFTLFQMWQLPSVGVDSIGVRPLGNGLTEVTAIVSNNRIVPTHTQQDVENKITRPDFVTLTGGTVITGYRVTNTLNGQSTEQARNPAQLEISNIPGNSNLMVKWVVRGNGPFTVTVDSEKGGTATLRK
- a CDS encoding M20/M25/M40 family metallo-hydrolase, which produces MPRAYHRLAIGALLLAAGPLSAQTFPTDDPVIKQIWSMGMENSKTWDLAHTLFDSLGPRLMGAPNLKAAQDWLVKTYTGWGIEAKNEQYGTWRGWRRGYSHIDLISPRTRTLEGQMLGYSPGTGKKDVDAVAVILPRFKDSTEFVKWLPQAKGKLVLVSAGLPTCRPQDDWQANATPEVKSRMDSLMVKTQREWSGRDVRGTGYSLALGGGELAVRLEQGGVAGVISSRPKLPWRLAPPPAPAGTTPAPGPGARGGGGGGLGGASNTGWGTMEIFETYTTKVPTIALSCEDYGLVFRLAEKGEQPKLRLNLDGQLLGEQPVFNTVAMIRGTEKPDEYVMLSAHFDSWDGSSGATDNGTGTLTMMEAMRILKTAYPKPKRTILVGHWSGEEEGEVGSKAFTEDHPDILKGLMALFNQDNGTGRIVRMGGGGLVNSPDHINAWLGKLPTEFKTQINFGGAGRPAGGGSDDFSFACNGLPAFGLSAAGWDYGNVTWHTERDTFDKVVFDELKGNATITAMLAYMASEDPTRISLDRVTPQAPAANGAGGGRGAGGGAWPVCVKAPRKTEPRLK
- a CDS encoding glycosyltransferase family 4 protein, yielding MPTLRTHGLQISEDGDRPARVALAADGQCAVAAFAYATRHRCPLILYIWDLPPWRLGTGRPDHIFATGGRLWKIPRLFNRYPERAGNYSRIGYVAQQATLVLAPSTTTVADVRARLGVEATQLPFCYDSGRFNGDATAAAPGGTAVLLSISRLTQMKNHSVLLRAAARIPEPVAVRIIGRGVEADSLRQEAARLGVALRLDDGWASDEEIVAAYREASVVVCPSRFEGFGLTPMEGLAMRRPVVASDIAVHREFVGPKVRLFDPDDAEALAHACREALASPATTVADEPLPQLTIGACADRIEAALRPFLA